From the Nostoc sp. PCC 7107 genome, the window TGACACACCCTGTAATTGAGCTAATAAGTTTCTAACATCTGTAATATACATAATACATTGTAATTTTAAACTCCGCAAATGTTGAAATTTATTTACTACTCATCTGTAATACTCTGTACTACAAAGAGAGTTATACCAATTCAAAAAATGTTTGCGACAGATAAGGCATTGAGGATGAAGTCATAACCAGTCAAAGAAGCAGCAATTTGAGGAGTGAGGAGAGCTAGGAGTTGAGCAACCTTGGTTTGCAGATGCTCGCCTGTTATCAAATAGCTCCCATTTCAAGTCTTGCTTGAGATATTCCCAAACGCGCTCTATGGGATTGAGTTCAGGAGAATGAGCAGGCTGGAACAAAAGAACAATATTCTCTGGAATTTGTAAACGTTTAGCTTGATGAAATAAGCCGTTATCAACTTGGAGAATGTTAAGTGATTTGGGATAACAGGCAGCGAACTCGTTCAAAAATTGTTGGTAGCATTCGGTATCAACATGAGAAAACTGCCAAAATAAACTTTCCCCAGTAAGTGGTTCAACTGCTCCATATAGCCAGAACGCTTTAAATTGCCACTGCCAATCACCAATAGGCTTAACTCCGGGAAGAGTAATTTTACGTCCTTCAATGGTTTTGAGTCCAAATCGACTCTCATCTTGTACAAAATAACGAATATTTTCGTACTGAGGCAAGATAATGGCACTGTATTGAGCAATTAATTGCAAGTCATCACCGAGTTTTTTTTAAAAGACTCTAGTTTTTCTTCGTCCTGTTTTCGGTTACGCGGACGTGGGACTTTCAGCTTGGCTTTGAGCCTGTAACGTGCCAGATGATGT encodes:
- a CDS encoding IS630 family transposase — protein: MQLIAQYSAIILPQYENIRYFVQDESRFGLKTIEGRKITLPGVKPIGDWQWQFKAFWLYGAVEPLTGESLFWQFSHVDTECYQQFLNEFAACYPKSLNILQVDNGLFHQAKRLQIPENIVLLFQPAHSPELNPIERVWEYLKQDLKWELFDNRRASANQGCSTPSSPHSSNCCFFDWL